A single genomic interval of Arachis duranensis cultivar V14167 chromosome 7, aradu.V14167.gnm2.J7QH, whole genome shotgun sequence harbors:
- the LOC107496867 gene encoding E3 ubiquitin-protein ligase COP1 → MEDFSAGPLVPAVVKSEQSKPTAAADPSAATVGAVSGGEIFPASEAVMPELDKDFLCPICMQIIKDAFLTACGHSFCYMCITTHLRNKSDCPCCGHYLTNSHLFPNFLLDKLLKKTSARQISRTATPVEHFRHALEKGCDVTIKELDTLLSLLAEKKRKMEQEEAERNMQILLDFLHCLRKQKVDELKEVQTDLQFIKEDISAVEKHRMDLYRARDRYSVKLRMLDDSGGRKSWHSSMDKNSTGLMSSTLNLRGGLSSGSLTKKNEGKSQISSHGYGSHRKDGISGSESQYINQSGAALVRKKRVHTQFNDLQECYLRKRRHSVDKPHGQQELDTNLISREGYTAGLEDFQSVLTTFTRYSRLRVIAELRHGDLFHSANIVSSIEFDRDDDLFATAGVSRSIKVFDFSGVVNEPADSHYPVVEMSTRSKLSCLSWNKYSKNQIASSDYEGIVTVWDVTTRKSLMEYEEHEKRAWSVDFSKTDPSMLVSGSDDCKVKVWCTRQEASVLNIDMKANICCVKYNPGSGNYIAVGSADHHIHYYDLRNISRPVHVFSGHKKAVSYVKFLSNDELASASTDSTLRLWDVKDNVPVRTFKGHANEKNFVGLTVNSEYIACGSETNEVFVYHKEISKPVTWHKFGSPEVDDAEDEAGSYFISAVCWKSDSPTILTANSQGTIKVLVLAA, encoded by the exons ATGGAGGACTTCTCCGCTGGGCCTCTGGTCCCAGCCGTCGTCAAATCCGAGCAGTCCAAACCAACCGCTGCCGCCGATCCGTCCGCGGCAACCGTCGGCGCCGTCTCTGGCGGTGAGATTTTTCCCGCCTCCGAAGCGGTTATGCCGGAGCTCGACAAGGATTTTCTCTGCCCGATTTGCATGCAGATCATCAAGGACGCGTTCCTCACCGCGTGCGGACACAGCTTCTGCTACATGTGCATCACCACTCACCTTCGCAACAAGAGCGATTGCCCTTGCTGCGGCCATTACCTCACCAACAGCCACCTCTTCCCTAACTTCTTGCTCGACAAG CTACTAAAGAAGACTTCTGCTCGCCAAATATCGAGAACTGCTACCCCTGTGGAGCATTTCCGCCATGCATTGGAGAAG GGTTGTGACGTGACAATTAAGGAGCTAGACACCCTCCTGTCTCTCCTtgcagagaagaaaagaaaaatggaacaaGAAGAAGCTGAGAGAAATATGCAGATCTTGTTAGACTTCTTGCATTGCTTACGGAAGCAAAAAGTTGACGAGTTAAAGGAG GTGCAAACTGATCTCCAGTTCATAAAAGAGGACATTAGTGCTGTAGAGAAACATCGAATGGACTTGTATCGTGCAAGAGACAGGTACTCTGTCAAATTGCGGATGCTTGATGATTCTGGTGGAAGAAAATCATGGCACTCATCAATGGACAAGAACAGTACTGGTCTTATGTCTAGTACTCTAAATCTTCGAGGAGGGCTGTCTTCGGGAAGTTTGACTAAGAAAAACGAGGGGAAATCCCAAATCAGTTCTCATGGATATGGATCACATAGAAAAGATGGCATCAGTGGATCAGAATCACAATATATAAATCAATCGGGTGCTGCTCTAGTCAGAAAAAAGAGGGTGCATACACAG TTTAATGATCTACAAGAATGCTACCTACGAAAGCGTCGTCATTCAGTAGATAAGCCCCATGGCCAACAAGAACTTGATACAAATCTCATAAGCCGAGAAGGTTACACGGCTGGTCTTGAAGATTTTCAGTCAGTTTTGACTACTTTCACTCGTTACAG CCGATTGAGAGTCATTGCGGAACTAAGACATGGAGATTTATTCCATTCTGCCAACATTGTTTCAAG CATAGAGTTTGACCGTGATGATGATTTGTTTGCTACTGCTGGAGTTTCACGAAGCATTAAAGTCTTCGACTTTTCTGGG GTTGTGAATGAACCTGCAGATTCTCATTATCCTGTTGTGGAGATGTCTACACGATCGAAACTTAGTTGCTTGAGTTGGAACAAGTATTCTAAGAACCAGATAGCTAGCAGTGATTATGAAGGAATTGTTACTGTTTGGGATGTAACCACTAGGAAG AGTCTAATGGAATATGAAGAACATGAAAAGCGTGCATGGAGTgttgatttttcaaaaacagATCCATCTATGCTAGTATCTGGTAGTGATGATTGTAAG GTCAAAGTCTGGTGCACAAGGCAGGAGGCAAGTGTTCTAAATATAGACATGAAAGCAAACATATGTTGTGTCAAGTATAATCCAGGATCTGGCAATTATATTGCA GTTGGATCagcagatcatcacatccattatTATGATTTGAGAAACATTAGCCGTCCAGTCCATGTTTTCAGTGGGCACAAGAAGGCTGTTTCATATGTGAAATTTTTGTCTAATGATGAACTTGCATCTGCATCAACAGACAGTACATTGCGGTTGTGGGATGTGAAGGACAACGTACCA GTTCGGACTTTCAAAGGCCACGCGAATGAGAAGAACTTTGTTGGTCTTACCGTAAACAGCGAGTACATCGCTTGTGGCAGTGAAACAAATGAAGTTTTCGTCTATCACAAG GAAATATCCAAGCCCGTGACATGGCATAAATTTGGTTCGCCTGAGGTGGATGATGCTGAGGATGAGGCAGGATCTTACTTCATCAGCGCTGTATGTTGGAAGAGTGATAGTCCCACTATACTAACTGCAAATAGCCAAGGCACTATCAAAGTATTGGTGCTTGCAGCTTGA